The Candidatus Methylomirabilis sp. sequence GGCGCGAAAGGTGGCGTCCATCGTGCACGGCGCCGGTATCGGAGGGCTGGATGTCGGGCAGGCGGCTTGTGCTGTCACCGAGGGGGCATTGTTGGGCCTCTATCGGTTTGATATGTATAAGAAACCGGAAGAAAACGGGAAGAAGGTCATCCAGGCGCTGACGCTGCTGGAGCGTGACAAAACCAAGATTCCCGCAATGAGGGAGGGAGTGCGTCGCGGCCGAATCCTGGCCGAGGCTGTGAGCTTCGCCCGTGACTTAGTGAATGAACCGGCAAATACCCTGACCCCGTCAGAACTGGCGGCGCGAGCCAGGAAGATGGCGAGCGGCTTAGGCCTCACGATCAAGATCCTGGAGCGCGCCGACATGAAGAAACTCGGTATGGGGGCGCTCCTGGGGGTGGCTCAAGGAAGTCAGGAGCCCCCGAAGTTCATTGAGGTGAGCTACAAGGGGAGAAAAGGGAAAGGGACGGGTCCGCGCCTCGGCCTGGTAGGGAAGGCGTTGACCTTCGATTCGGGAGGGATCTCGATCAAGCCGAGCGAGGGGATGGAGGCGATGAAGAGCGACATGGCCGGTGGGGCGGCGGTCCTCGCAGCGATCAAAGGGATCGCGGAGCTCAAGCTGCCGGTGGATGTGACGGCCATTGTGCCGGCGACGGAGAATATGCCAAGCGGGACGGCCCAGCGTCCCGGCGATATCGTCAAGGCCATGAACGGCAAGACGATCGAGGTGATCAACACGGATGCTGAGGGGCGTCTGATCCTGGCTGATGCGCTCTGTTACGCCTGTGACAGGGGCCTTACTCATCTCGTCGACGTTGCGACATTGACGGGTGCCTGCGTTATCGCTCTCGGGTCAGTTCGGACCGGCGCCTTTACCAATGACGCCGAACTGCTGCGGCAGGTGAAGGAGGCGAGCGAGGCGGCCGGCGAGAAGATCTGGGAACTGCCGATGGATGATGAGTACGCCGAACAGATCAAGAGCGATTATGCGGACATGAAGAATGTCGGCGGGCGAAAAGCCGGGCCGATTACCGGCGCGAAGCTTCTGGCGAACTTTATCGGGAAAGCGCCGTGGGTTCATCTGGACATTGCCGGAACCGCGCAAACCGAGAAGGACAGCGGATATCAGGTGAAGGGGGGAACAGGGGTGATGGTCCGTACCCTGATCTCTTTAGCGATGAGCTTCGCCGGGTCCGGGAAGAGGTGATGACATTCCTGGACCGTTGGGGGGATTCTACACAGCGACGCAGGTCACCGTCCTTGTGACGCCCTTCAAGGTGCGGATTTTCGAGAGGACGACCGCCCCGACCGTGCCGACGTCAGTTGCCTCAACGCACGCGATCACATCGTAGGGTCCGGTTACAGCATGCGCCGACTTCACCCCTTTTATCTTCTGCAATGCTTTGACGATGTTGGCCGTCTGGTCCGATGAACCTTCGATCAGGACATACGCAGTGGTTGTCATAGTGGATTCCTCCTTTCGGGTAGCCGAACGCTAAGATAGGGTTATAATAATAAAAGAGCTGACTCTTTCTGCCGACAACGTCTGCCTCAGGAGTCTCCGGCCACTCATATGCCCGGAACAATGGCTCAATCTGATAGGCGGATGATCTCGACTCGACGTATGTATACGATAGATTCCAGCGGTATACAAGGAGAAAGATAGGGGGCTGACCTTACAGATGGATCGATCAGGTAAGGGTCACGTCATAACGTTATCGAGCCCGACCAGTCAGGCGCGGGATAGCTCTGTCGATGAAACGATTTCCAGCTTCAACTTCTTCGTTGCCTGCCTTGCGAATTTTTTCTTTTTCTCCAGTCTCAACGCCTTCAGTTTGCTCCCCCTCTACATCAAGACACTCGGGGGGACCGAATCGCAGATCGGTTGGGTCATGGGGAGCTACAGTCTTACGGCCATTCTTGGGCAGCCGCTGGCTGGGGCCCTTGTTGACCGCTTTGGACGTAAGCGATTTCTCCTGGTGGGATCGGCGTTAGGGATACTGGCCTCGGTCGGCTTTGCCTTTTCGACCCACATGGATGCGCGATTTATTTTCTTTCGCATCCTGCAGGGTATCGGGTACTCCACCTTCTATGTCGCGAATCTGACCCTGGTGGCTGAAATCGTCCCATCGAGCCGTCGCGGGGAGGCGGTAGGTCTTTTCGGAATCTCGGGACTCATTACGATCGCACTCTCTCCCGCCCTCGGGGAGCAGGTGATCCATCGTGCGGGATATTCGACTTTCTTTTTGGCCGCCGCGGTTGCCGCAACGGGCTGCCTGCTGACCAGTCTGGCGTTTCGTAATCTCGCCTCGATGCCACGCGAAGCTGTCTCTTCGGGTCCTTCTTTCTTGATCCCGCCGGTCCGCATTCTTCCGCCAATTCTCCTCTCGCTGGTATTCGGTCTGACCTCCGGGGCGGTATTCGTATTCCTGCCGACCTACGCGACGCAGGCTGGGTTGCCGCGCATCGGTGGATTCTACATCGCGTATAGCGTGGCTGCGATAGGCATCCGGTTGGCATGTGGCAGATTGTCTGATCGATGGGGGCGTCGGCGCGTGATCCTTCCCGCCCTGTTGCTTATGGGATCCGGTACCCTGGGACTTGTCTGGCTCGTCTCTCCAGTCGGTCTGTTGCTGGTTGGGATGCTGACCGGAATGGCTCACGGCTTGCTGTTTCCCGCCCTGAGTGCCTACGCAATCGATCTCGCGGACTCGGAGGAGCGAGGCCGCTCCATTGGCGCGTTCACCACTGCAATGTTGCTTGGCCATGCCCTTGCATCGTTCATATTCGGTATTGTCGCAGAGCAGTTCGGCTACCGGCTGATCTACCTGTTGGCTTCGACAATTGCGATCACGACGTTTTTTGTAATGTGTCGTTTTCGAGATAGCTCAAATACGCAGATGACCTCATACGTGTGAGCCTCTGTTGGGATGTACGATCTGAAAAGGAGATTACATGGGGTTCTTCAGCTCATTATTTGAGGGTGGCGGGAAACTTGGCAAGAACCTTATCGATGCGTCTAAATCTGGA is a genomic window containing:
- a CDS encoding leucyl aminopeptidase; translated protein: MKVELRTEELLSYEGDALIVNLFEGVEHPGGATGAVDQALGGSIASAIRQQEFKGKLHERLLLHTSGQLSVSRVLVIGLGKQDEFTLDRARSASAEAMRHLRGVGARKVASIVHGAGIGGLDVGQAACAVTEGALLGLYRFDMYKKPEENGKKVIQALTLLERDKTKIPAMREGVRRGRILAEAVSFARDLVNEPANTLTPSELAARARKMASGLGLTIKILERADMKKLGMGALLGVAQGSQEPPKFIEVSYKGRKGKGTGPRLGLVGKALTFDSGGISIKPSEGMEAMKSDMAGGAAVLAAIKGIAELKLPVDVTAIVPATENMPSGTAQRPGDIVKAMNGKTIEVINTDAEGRLILADALCYACDRGLTHLVDVATLTGACVIALGSVRTGAFTNDAELLRQVKEASEAAGEKIWELPMDDEYAEQIKSDYADMKNVGGRKAGPITGAKLLANFIGKAPWVHLDIAGTAQTEKDSGYQVKGGTGVMVRTLISLAMSFAGSGKR
- a CDS encoding MFS transporter is translated as MDRSGKGHVITLSSPTSQARDSSVDETISSFNFFVACLANFFFFSSLNAFSLLPLYIKTLGGTESQIGWVMGSYSLTAILGQPLAGALVDRFGRKRFLLVGSALGILASVGFAFSTHMDARFIFFRILQGIGYSTFYVANLTLVAEIVPSSRRGEAVGLFGISGLITIALSPALGEQVIHRAGYSTFFLAAAVAATGCLLTSLAFRNLASMPREAVSSGPSFLIPPVRILPPILLSLVFGLTSGAVFVFLPTYATQAGLPRIGGFYIAYSVAAIGIRLACGRLSDRWGRRRVILPALLLMGSGTLGLVWLVSPVGLLLVGMLTGMAHGLLFPALSAYAIDLADSEERGRSIGAFTTAMLLGHALASFIFGIVAEQFGYRLIYLLASTIAITTFFVMCRFRDSSNTQMTSYV
- a CDS encoding Lrp/AsnC ligand binding domain-containing protein; this encodes MTTTAYVLIEGSSDQTANIVKALQKIKGVKSAHAVTGPYDVIACVEATDVGTVGAVVLSKIRTLKGVTRTVTCVAV